One segment of bacterium DNA contains the following:
- a CDS encoding amino acid permease produces the protein MDDHAHHADVRDLARFGYKQELRRALGVYSSFAVAFSYISPSTGIFTLYALGLGIGGPAFIWSWPIVVVGQLIIGLNFAEVSSHFPVAGSVYQWTKYLSNRTYSWFTGWIYLFAGVLTVTAVDVTVPIVLIPLLNGLGINIPNNTQSQIIIAAIILVSTTLLNIFGVRLVAIVNNTGVVFEILGMVVFALILLIFYSHHSPGVIFDTSTLSAGGANPFGTFMAAMFMSLFVIYGFDTASTLAEETRNPRREAPRAVIAAIIGAAVIGAIFLFATLLAVPGNMSDYVAAIGQGKAAPPVDIITGNLPGWAANLYLFIVFAAIYVCCLAIQTSTIRLAFGMARDGKLPLGQVYNKVSPSLHTPIGTCIVIGGLSAIPLLYYAGAGIIAIAATGMIYTSYFLGNVAILIARRRGWPKEAAPFKLGSWGTIVNLLGLLWGGSMLVNFLWPRLSSNPPLSSLPNVPNLGPLGGIPIFEATIGVIVLVGLIYYALAQRGMPDTAAIQPAEATA, from the coding sequence TTGGACGACCATGCGCACCACGCCGACGTCCGTGACCTCGCGAGGTTCGGCTACAAACAGGAGTTGCGCCGGGCGCTGGGGGTCTATTCCAGCTTCGCCGTCGCCTTCTCCTACATCTCGCCGTCGACCGGCATCTTCACTCTATATGCCCTCGGCCTCGGCATCGGCGGGCCGGCCTTCATCTGGAGCTGGCCGATCGTCGTCGTCGGGCAGCTGATCATCGGCCTCAACTTCGCCGAGGTCAGCTCCCACTTCCCGGTCGCGGGCTCGGTCTACCAATGGACCAAGTACCTGTCCAACCGGACGTACTCGTGGTTCACCGGCTGGATCTATCTCTTCGCCGGCGTGCTGACCGTCACCGCCGTCGACGTGACGGTCCCGATCGTCCTCATCCCGCTCCTGAACGGGCTTGGCATCAACATCCCCAACAACACGCAGAGCCAGATCATCATCGCCGCGATCATCCTCGTCAGCACCACGCTCCTGAACATCTTCGGCGTCAGGCTGGTGGCCATCGTCAACAACACCGGTGTGGTCTTCGAGATCCTCGGCATGGTCGTCTTCGCGCTGATCCTGCTGATCTTCTACTCGCATCATTCGCCCGGCGTCATCTTCGACACCAGCACCCTGAGCGCCGGCGGAGCCAACCCCTTCGGCACGTTCATGGCGGCCATGTTCATGTCGCTGTTCGTGATCTACGGCTTCGACACCGCGAGCACCCTGGCCGAAGAGACCAGGAACCCACGGCGGGAAGCGCCGCGCGCGGTCATCGCGGCCATCATCGGGGCGGCGGTGATCGGCGCCATCTTCCTGTTCGCCACCCTGCTCGCGGTCCCCGGCAACATGAGCGATTACGTGGCGGCGATCGGGCAGGGCAAGGCCGCCCCGCCCGTGGACATCATCACCGGGAACCTTCCCGGGTGGGCGGCCAACCTGTATCTGTTCATCGTCTTCGCGGCCATCTACGTCTGCTGCCTCGCCATCCAGACCTCGACCATCCGGCTGGCGTTCGGCATGGCGCGGGACGGCAAGCTCCCGCTCGGGCAGGTGTACAACAAGGTCAGCCCCAGCCTGCACACGCCGATCGGCACGTGCATCGTGATCGGCGGCCTGTCCGCGATCCCCCTGCTCTACTACGCCGGCGCCGGCATCATCGCGATCGCCGCGACCGGGATGATCTACACCTCCTACTTCCTCGGCAACGTCGCCATCCTCATCGCGCGAAGGCGCGGCTGGCCGAAGGAGGCCGCGCCGTTCAAGCTCGGCAGCTGGGGCACGATCGTCAACCTGCTCGGACTGCTCTGGGGCGGCAGCATGCTCGTGAACTTCCTGTGGCCGCGACTCAGCAGCAACCCGCCGCTGAGCTCTCTGCCCAACGTCCCCAACCTGGGGCCCCTGGGCGGCATCCCGATCTTCGAAGCGACCATCGGCGTGATCGTGCTCGTCGGGCTCATCTATTACGCGCTGGCGCAGCGCGGGATGCCCGACACCGCCGCGATCCAGCCGGCCGAAGCGACGGCCTGA
- the acs gene encoding acetate--CoA ligase, which produces MSEVQVSEAEIAVHWREEEYYSPPPKFIGQANANDPAIFDRFAEKNFPECFKEYADLLTWERYWHTTLDTSNPPFWKWFVGGRLNASYNCVDRHLAKYRNKAAFIWVPEPESQNTLAITYQELYERVNEFAALLRDFCGVKTGDRVTFHLPMVPELPVSMLACARLGVIHSEVFGGFSGAACGDRIADSGSHILITIDGYYRNGDLLDHKAKADEAVAAAEKAGHKVDKVLVWQRHPGTNSSKTPMVKGRDFFVNELLAGFRGKIVEPVSMPAEAPLFLMYTSGTTARPKGCQHSTGGYLAYVAGTSKYYQDIHPEDTYWCFADIGWITGHSYIVYGPLALAATSVMYEGVPTYPDPGRPWRIAERLGVNIFHTAPTTVRMLRKLGPDEPKKYNYHFKHMTTVGEPIEPEVWRWYYNVVGKGEAVIVDTWWQTENGGFLGSTLPALQKMKPGSCGPGVLGIYPEVLDEKGSAVPAGSGKAGNICIRNPWPGIFQTVYGQPERFVQIYYEKYCKDKKSKDWRDWPYFAGDGALHAEDGYFRIIGRVDDVINVAGHRLGTKELESASLTVEEIAEAAAVPVMDELRGRAVEIYVALKPGLKPSQQIEDKVSAAIENLIGKIARPKAVWIVPDMPKTRSGKIMRRVIAGISNFTGTGDITTLANPEVVQTILHQVQTSKVERGQVPRELSPRELEEIKAFGKVD; this is translated from the coding sequence ATGAGCGAAGTCCAGGTCTCCGAGGCGGAGATTGCGGTCCACTGGCGTGAGGAGGAGTACTACTCCCCACCACCGAAATTCATCGGCCAGGCGAACGCGAACGATCCCGCCATCTTCGATCGGTTCGCCGAGAAGAACTTTCCCGAGTGCTTCAAGGAGTACGCCGACCTGCTCACGTGGGAGAGGTACTGGCACACCACGCTGGACACGAGCAATCCACCGTTCTGGAAATGGTTCGTCGGCGGCCGCCTGAACGCGTCATACAACTGCGTCGACCGGCACCTGGCGAAGTACCGGAACAAAGCCGCCTTCATCTGGGTCCCCGAACCGGAGAGCCAGAACACCCTGGCGATCACGTATCAAGAGCTCTACGAGCGCGTCAACGAGTTCGCCGCGCTGCTTCGAGACTTCTGCGGGGTCAAGACCGGCGACCGGGTCACCTTCCACCTGCCCATGGTCCCGGAGCTCCCGGTCTCCATGCTCGCCTGTGCCCGCCTGGGCGTCATCCACTCCGAGGTGTTCGGCGGGTTCAGCGGCGCCGCCTGCGGCGATCGCATCGCCGACTCCGGCAGCCACATCCTGATCACGATCGACGGCTACTACCGGAACGGCGATCTTCTCGACCACAAGGCCAAGGCCGATGAGGCTGTGGCGGCGGCGGAGAAGGCCGGCCACAAGGTCGACAAGGTCCTGGTGTGGCAGCGCCACCCTGGGACCAACTCATCCAAGACCCCGATGGTGAAGGGCCGTGACTTCTTCGTCAACGAACTGCTCGCCGGCTTCCGCGGCAAGATCGTGGAGCCCGTATCCATGCCGGCCGAGGCGCCGCTGTTCTTGATGTACACCAGCGGCACGACGGCCCGACCCAAGGGCTGCCAGCACAGCACCGGCGGCTACCTCGCCTACGTCGCCGGCACGTCGAAGTACTACCAGGACATCCACCCCGAAGACACCTACTGGTGCTTCGCGGACATCGGCTGGATCACGGGCCACTCGTACATCGTCTACGGCCCGCTGGCCCTGGCCGCGACCAGCGTCATGTATGAAGGCGTGCCCACCTACCCCGATCCCGGTCGGCCCTGGAGGATCGCCGAGCGCCTGGGAGTCAACATCTTCCATACGGCGCCGACGACCGTCCGGATGCTGCGCAAGCTCGGCCCGGACGAACCCAAGAAGTACAACTACCACTTCAAGCACATGACCACGGTCGGCGAGCCGATCGAGCCCGAGGTCTGGCGGTGGTACTACAACGTCGTCGGCAAAGGCGAGGCGGTCATCGTCGACACCTGGTGGCAGACGGAGAACGGCGGGTTCCTGGGGAGCACCCTGCCCGCGCTGCAGAAGATGAAGCCCGGAAGCTGTGGCCCCGGCGTCCTGGGCATCTATCCCGAGGTCCTCGACGAGAAGGGAAGCGCCGTGCCCGCGGGCAGTGGCAAGGCCGGCAACATCTGCATCCGCAACCCGTGGCCTGGCATTTTCCAGACGGTCTACGGCCAGCCTGAACGGTTCGTGCAGATCTACTACGAGAAGTACTGCAAGGACAAGAAGAGCAAGGATTGGCGCGACTGGCCCTACTTCGCCGGCGACGGCGCGCTCCACGCCGAGGACGGCTACTTCCGGATCATCGGGCGCGTTGACGACGTCATCAACGTCGCCGGACACCGGCTGGGCACGAAGGAGCTCGAATCGGCGAGCCTCACGGTCGAAGAGATCGCCGAGGCCGCTGCCGTGCCGGTGATGGACGAGTTGCGAGGACGGGCGGTCGAGATCTACGTCGCCCTCAAGCCCGGCCTGAAGCCGAGCCAGCAGATCGAAGACAAGGTGTCGGCCGCAATCGAGAACCTGATCGGCAAGATCGCGCGGCCGAAGGCGGTCTGGATCGTCCCGGACATGCCGAAGACGCGCTCGGGCAAGATCATGCGGCGTGTCATCGCCGGCATCTCCAACTTCACGGGTACCGGCGACATCACGACGCTGGCGAATCCCGAGGTCGTGCAGACCATCCTCCACCAGGTCCAGACGAGCAAGGTCGAGCGAGGCCAGGTGCCGCGCGAGCTGTCCCCGCGGGAGCTGGAGGAGATCAAAGCGTTCGGCAAGGTCGACTGA